GCCTGTTTCCGGCAGGCAGGGTGCACAATGGGTTCTCTAAGGACCGTTTCCCGCCACTGGCCCCATTGTCACTGTCTCCGccttcctcctcagcctttcAGCCACATAAAGGGCCAGTGAGGTTTGGGACAGCCACAGCCCAAGGTCCCGAGGCTAAAAGCCCCTGGGTGGGGGTGTTCCAGGCCCCCTGGCCCTGTGCGAGCTGCCTCCTCTCACCCCAACCCCTCGGATCCTGGGAAAGAGACAGTCACAGCTGAAGGGCCAGGGGACCCCTGGGCTGAGGCCCAGAAATGGCTTTCCGTTCTCGCCTgggccaggggtgggggtggaggccaGAGGCCCTGCCCAGGCAGACGCAGCCCCCAGCTTTCAAGGGGGAAACTGAGACTGTGTGAGGGACACAGCTGTGCAGAGCCCACAAACACGGTCCTTTCTCCAGGTGGGCGGATATAGATGCCTGGTAAGTGCCATGCTCTCTGTGGACACCTGGGGGGTCACCTCCAGCGCCGTCCTGGGACTTCCATGGGGCAGGCTGTCTGAAAGTTGCACGTGCAAGTTACCCCTTCACACAGATCGCCTGCCTGCCACAGGGCTGACAAGGACAGGCGTCATGCACTGCGGGGGGTCCTCTCACCTTCTGCCCCTCCTCAGGTTccttgctgcttctctcctctccccagagTCCCAACTGGCATGCTGAGGGCTCAGACACAGGACCGCTCCTCTGGGGCAGCCAGCCTCCAATAACCCCTGAACAACCTCCACTTTTCCATCTCCAACCCTGAGCACTTCCTGGGACCCACAGCCTTACATCCACCTGCCCCCAGCCCAAACATCCACAAAGAGTAGAGGAGGAGGTAGCCCGTGTGCCCTCCCGCACCGCCTCCTCCACTCCTGTCTTGGGGAGGCTTTCCCATGGGCCGAGCAACCCCCTCACCTTTGGCACCTGCCCTGCTTCTCTGGCCAGCTTTCTACCAACCTCCCCTTTTCGGCCACACCCAAGTCCACCTGTTCACAAATAGCCGGGGTGGGCCCTGGCCAcaccctggcctctacccacctaTCCCAGGAAGTGCCTGAGCCCTGCACCTACAGACCCTCCCAGAGAAATCCCTGGCTTTGCAACCAGCCATCTTCTCATGAGACACAGGCAGACGCAGGGCCACAGGAGCACCATGGTGCCCCAGTGGGTCTTGGAGCATTAGGCCAGGGGCTTCATGCCTGCCCTGGGGAAGGGTGGCCAAAGTGGCATGGGAGATAGGGAGATGGTGTGGGTGAGCACATGGGCAGGAGCTACAGGAGCCTGGGGCCTGTGGATCACAGACACCTCCAGGCAAGTGCCAATTCACACAGGCACAGGTGGCTGGGGGTTGCCCAAAGACCAAGAAGCAGAGTGCCTGGTGTGGACGTGAGAGGAGTGGGAAGGCCGGGTGtggggctcacgcctgcaatcccagcactttgggaggccgaggcgggcggaccatgaggtcaggagatggagactatcctggccaacatggtgaaacccagtctcttataaaacacaaaaaattggccgggcgtggtggcatgcacctgtaatcccagctactcagatggctgaggcagaggaatcacttgaacctgggaggcagaagttgcagtgagacaagattgcgccactgcactccaacctgggcgacagagtgagactcagtctcaaaaaaaaaaaaaaaaaaaagaaaaagaaaaaaagatgagtgGAGAGTGCACACTAGAGCCAGTTAGGTACATTCATCCAATAAGCTTTTCCCCAGTGCTTCCTAGGTAACTGCTCTAGGTGCAGGAAACAATGCAGGCAGCAGGACAGGAATGGGCTGTCAGCTCCCCCTAGAGCTCAGTGTACACCCTTCCTTTCCTGGGAGGGCTGTTCCAGGCCCCCAGGGGACAGTACACACTGCGCTGGGTAGGGCTGGTGCCAACATGTGGGTAGGGCTGGTGCCAACATGTGGGCAGGCCTGTGAGACACTCTGCATTTGGGGGCTGTGGTCTGGGGAATACCCTTGTCTGGAAGCAGCCTCTCTCCCTGCAAGGGCTCCCGACCCCAGCCACGGATACTTAAGGAAGAGCCAGGCCAGGGCGCGCACAGGCAATCGCCGACATCCGTGGCTGTCCAGCCCTACCCTGGGTGTGGAGGTCGTGGCCCAGCTGCCTGACCCAGAGCTCAGCTCTTCCATTTGCACCTCCCACCCCCGGCTTCACAAGGTCACCTCCAGGAACTCGGtctttttgtgtgttgttttctGGAGAAGGAAGGTGATCTCCCAACTCCCGGGGCTGTCTGCCTCCCCTGCAGCTGGGCAGGCGACAGAGGCCCCCCACCTGTGACATCCGGCTTTCCTCCCACCACACTCGCCTGAGAGCCAGCATCTGTTTTCTTGGGCTTGCTCAAGCTCTCCTCCGTGTCAGCCCCTCCTCCATGCCCTTCTCCCTCAGACCCCAGCCCCCCATCCCTTTCCCGCCCACTGGGGTTCATCGCTCAGGCTGCAGGAGGAAACTGGAAGGACGTCCTCCAGGGGTCTGGCTGGCGCTGGGTGTCCGAGTCAGTTGAGCGCCCCCCACCAGTCTCCCCGAGGCAGTCATGGGTGTGCTGCCGCCTGGACGATGTCTCATCCCGGGGAGCGGTTTTCCCACCGGCTCCCTGGGCTCCAGCTGCCCCACGCGAGCCCCCGTTTGCTTCTGGGGCCAAGGCAGGCTTCCCTTCCTTCCACGCCAAAGACGCGCAGCCACGTTTCCCTGGGCCTCTAGCCCGTGAGATCGCCGGGTGTATCCCGACTCCCGCCGGGACGTGCGCTCCCCCAGGGCAGGGCCTGCCTGTCCCCTTCCGCGGGTCGCCAGCAGCCAGCACAGGCCGCAGACAGCGGTCCGCAGAGCGGACCAAGGAAGCCGACCCTGGCAGGCTTGGAGCGGAACAGGGCGGGGCAGAGCCCGCGAGGCTGCCGCTCGCCGGAACCCGCGGGAGGGCAGCCGGGCCGGGCGGAGCGCACCGCGCGCCGGACCGACCGCGCCGGCTCTGCCGGCCACTTCCGGTGTTGCGCGGCGGCTCCCGGCAGAAGGGGAAGGGCAAACCGCCAGCTCCGGGCCAGGGTGCGAAGGCCGCGGACCCGAGCCGGGAACGACCTTGGGCGGACGACCCTGAGCCGCGCGTCCCGCAGCCATGGAGCAGGACGACCCGGCCGAAGCGCTGACGGAGCTACGCGAGCGGCGGCTGGGCGCGCTGGAGCTGCTGCAGGCTGCGGCCGGCTCGGGCTTGGCGGCCTACGCGGTGTGGGCGCTGCTGCTCCAGCCCGGCTTCCGGCGCGTGCCGCTGCGGCTGCAGGTGCGGGGCGGGACCAGGTCGGGGGCGGGGCCGGGTAGGGGAGCGCGGCTGCCGCTCAGGGTCTCAAGGTCTGGGCGGGGCCGGGGTGAGCTCCGCCCCACGTCGAGTGGTTCGGGCCGGGAGCGGCCAGTGGACTCCCGCCGCCTCCCGGTCCAGGTGCCCTACGTTGGCGCGAGCGCGCGGCAGGTGGAGCACGTGTTGTCGCTGCTGCGAGGCCGCCCCGGAAAAACGGTGGATTTGGGCTCTGGCGACGGCAGGATCGTAAGTGCCCGTGTCTGGGTCTTCGCTGCCCCACACCCCCTACCTGCCGGCGGGCGCCCCTGTCCCCATCCTGGTTCCCACACTCTCGGTGCCCACAGGTGCTGGCGGCCCACAGGTGCGGCCTCCGCCCAGCCGTGGGCTACGAGCTGAACCCGTGGCTGGTGGCGCTGGCGCGGCTGCACGCCTGGAGGGCCGGCTGTGCCGGCAGCGTCTGCTATCGCCGCAAGGATCTCTGGAAGGTAACCTGGGGAGCCCTGGCCACCCGCTGACAGCCCAGGGTGCGGCTGACACCTGCCAGGGCTGGGGGCCGGGACTCGGAAGCTGCCGTTACCCCGTGCCCACCAGGCCTGTTCCCCGCTGGGGCAACTCCTCTTCCGGCAGGTGAGCCTGAGGGACTGCCGCAACGTGTCTGTGTTCCTGGCCCCTAGCGTGGTAGGTCTGGGGTTGCCAGCCCTGCTGGGAAGTTCCAGCCACACCCCAGGGTGTTTGCTGCTCTGAGGCCTGGGCCCGCCGGGTGGGTGCAAGGCTTGGGGGCCCCGCCCCCCCAACTCTGCTGCTCTCTCCCTCAGCTCCCACTGCTGGAGGACAAGCTGAGAGCAGAGCTGCCTGCCGGGGCCCGCGTGGTGTCTGGGCGCTTCCCGCTCCCCACCTGGCAGCCTGTGGCCGTGGCTGGCGAGGGCCTGGACCGAGTCTGGGCCTACGATGTTCCTGGGGGTGGGCAGGCTGGGGAGGCCGTCTCCTCACGGATACCCATCCAGGCTGCCCCCTGACCTAGTTCTGCCTCCGTCCTGGGGGCCCTTGTTTCTCAGGCCAGCTGAGTGTTCAAATACGATAAAGACTCTGTGGGTTGTATCCCGACTCATGTTTCGTGGGAGACGGGGTGGGAGGGCTCCATGCTGGCTGTGATGGGCTCTGCTCTGGTCCTGGGAGACGGGCTAGTGGCTGCCGGTCCTTGGATGCTGGAGCTTGGCTGGAGGCACAGCCCCCACTTTCCAGGGGTTCCCTGAACCTGCCAGCTTCCTCAGCCTCAGGATTTCTTGCTTGTACCTGCTCAGAGGGACCatgcttaagtgatctgcccatctgtGGATGGGTCTGCCTCTAGTGCCTGAGGCAGCCGTCATCCTCCATTCCGGCCAGACCAGGGCCCTGGGGTCACACCGTGCTCCCTCTCGAGAGCCCACCTGCCCAGGTGCTGGTCCACGTACTCCTGTAGCTCAGAAAGTTGCTCTTCAGCCACCGTGGCCCGGACCAGCAGCTGTGCCCGCTCCCGTTCCAGCTCTGCCTGCCATGGGGGTATAAACCATGAGCTGGGGCACGGCGTGAGGAGGGGCCTGGGCCAGCCCTTGCCTCCTACCTGGGTGCTGCGGGAGAAGTCCCGGAGCTTCTGGTGGATCTGGGCCCAGGACGCAGCGTCCAGGCCCCTgtgaggggagaggaaaggaggagtgGTTTCAGACCTGTGATGGTGCTGAGTCAGGTTCCCAGAGCCGGGAGGGGACACCTGGGAGTGAGTGAGGGAGGCGTTGGCCCCCCATGCTCCTGTGGCCCAGCCTAGGCCTTGGAGCCATCCGTGTGTGGGGGCAGCCTGGGCCCAAGGGGTCTGCTGGCTGCTCAGGGAGGGCTAAACCACAAGGCTGGCCCAGACAGTGACCCCAGCGTCAACAGGGATGCCACCCCCACACGGGTGTGCCCTAAACCCTGGGAGATGGTCCTTGGGGAGCCCTGCCCATTGTACAGCTGCGAACATGGAGGCCCAGTGGCAAGGGCTGGCCAGGTCACCAGGCACCCTGCTCCCACCCCCCGTGTCCTCCAGGTCTCAGCGGAAACCTCCCTCAGGTGTGCTCTCTCTGATCCTCTGTGTTTAAGGCCAGCTCCACCTGCAGcagctcctcttccctctcctgtgATTATCAGTGTCCCCGGGCCCCACGGAGGGACCCCAGTGTGGGGACGTGCCACTGAGTGTGTTGCCGTGACCAGACTTTGCCTGGCAGGGGCTTGGTGGAGCCACTGGGAGCCCCAGGGTGCAGGTGTTGCACTCTCTGCCCATCCCCCACAAGTCTCCCTCACACCCATGAGGGCACTCACTGTGGCTCTGATGTTCCCCCCTGGGAGGCTCCACCGGGTCCCTTCTGTGGGGATGAGAGCAGTGCCTCAGGCCCGCcgtgctgtacaggtttgtggTGGGGACAGCTCAGTTGGCTGAACAAGGCAGGCCCCTCAGAAGCCTGGGGCTGAGCTCTCTTTTGAGCCCAGGATGAGGCCTGGGGCAAGTTCTGGGGCCAAGGCCAGTGTGGGTCAGCGGGTGGGTGGGGGACACCTGGGCCTGGAGCTTCTAGGGGTCTCTAGCCTCACCTGGTCCTCCCGATGGCTGAAGTCAGTGACCAGGGGCACGGGCAATGGTTCCAGGTCCAAGCTGGCTGCGCCAAAAATAGCTTGGGGGTTCCCAGGTGCCCTGTCAGCGTAGACCAGTGTCTGTCTTGGGCCACTCCTGCTGCACACCAAGCCTTTGAGACACAGGCTTAAAGACCCACAGATGCCTGATGCCTCCCACCCCAGCGGGGCCCACCTGTAGGCAGCCAACAGCTCCTCATGCCTGCGGCTCAGATCCACCAGCCGCTTGTGGTAGGTGCGGGCAGCCCGGGCCAGCTGCTGCTCACGGCTTCGGTGCGCTGCCCGGATGTCCTCCAGAGTGGCCTCCAGGAATGTCCGGAGGgccgtggtggctggcgcctggcCTGCACTGTCTGCGTGCTCCTGGAGGTGGCGGGCTGTGTCCGCGTGGGGCCCACCCCCCATCTCTCcaaccatccccccaccccagcagGCTGAGTAGTGTGGGTGCCCCGGGGTCTCCCTGAAGCTATCCAACACACCCAGGCCAGGCTTGGGCTCCCCAGGCCTCAGGGTGCTCCTGCAGGGCTCACCGCCGCCTCCCGAGCGCAGTGCTGCAGCCGCAGGACGTACTCATCCTTCAGCGTCTTGAGCTGCAGCTGCAGCCGGGCGTTCTCGGCCTCTGCCTGTCGGAGCTGGCCTCGGCAGCTGCACAGCACCTGGGGTGGAGGCAGCCCTCATCCTGTGCCCTTGGAGTGGACCCCGGCTGAGTTTTTGGGGCCCCACCCTCCAGGTCTCCAAGCAGGCAGGGCAGGGCCTCACCACAGCCTGTGTGGCCAGTTGCTGTCCAGCTGCTCTGGCCTCCTCTCGGGCTCCCTGCAGCTGCCGGCCCAGGGCTTCCCTGAGGACACAGAGGTGAGGCTCAGGCCCACGGTGAGGGGTTCTCTCTGCTCCGGGATGGGGCCCCAGGTGAGACAGCCACTCACACACGAGTCTCCAGTGCCTGCTGCCGGGCCTCCTGACGCTCCAGCGCCCACTTCACTTGTTTCTGCAGTTGCTCCTGGCCTCCCAGCAGCTGTGGGGTATATAGGGCTGGCTGGACGAGACCCTAGGTTTGGAGTCCCAGGTGCTGCCCTCTCCCCTGAGCTAGGTGGCTACACACTCACGCCATTCCCCAGCCTCTGCTGCTCATTCTCGGGGTTCGTGGCGTTCTTAGGCTGCACCTGAATGGAACGGAGGGCAGGGAGGGCTAAGGGGTGGGTGAGCCCCAGTCTCAGTGAGGCCCCTGCTGAGGCTTCCCTCTGGCCTCTCCCAGCCAGGCCCTCTGTGTGCTCATGTGACCTGGAGTCTGCAGTCATCAGAGTGTCCAGGCACCTGGGCTTTGTGTCTTAGCTCTTGGGCTGGTGCCCAGCGGTGCATGGGGTCAGCCTCCACTGGGACCGCACAGCCCTGGCTGGTGTGATCTCCatgcagctccagctccagcacCCGGCTCTCCAGTCGAAGGATCTGTAGGACAACTGGCATGAGCGGGTACACCTGCCTGCGGGCCACCTGGGGGAGGTGAACATTCACCTGGTGCACGCTCAGGGACACGCAGCACTCACAGGGCAGGCCAAGACCCACAGATGCCATGTGCGTGTGCACACCCGTGCAGGGCACGTGTCCTGGGCCTGCACCCGTCTGTCCCccatgcactgaggctggctcaCACGGCTGCTCACCTCACTCTTCAGCTGAAAGATTTCAGCCTCATGCTGCTCCTGTAGGCGGTGGGTTGTGATCTGAATGTCGACCAGCTCCTTGGAGATCTGTGGGTGGCCAGGTGAGAGGTGGCATCTGTGGAGCCCTGCTGGCACCCTCCCTCATAGCACCCTGGGGCCCCACACCCACCTGCAGCTGCTGCTCCTCACTGAGCACCAGATCTGGTGGGACCTCTGCTTCCAGGCTGGTGGCCCACGCCGTGGTGCCCCACGCTGTGGTGCCCCCAGGAGCTCCTGGCAGCCAGTCCTTGGCTCGTAGCACAACCTGGGGAGGCACCGCCACCCATTCCCCAGGTGGGTCCCTGGAGCGGTGGCCCCACTCCCATGCAGTTACTGACCCCCTCTCCCTGCCTGGCTGAGCAGCAAAAGTTCCTCCCTTGGCTGAGATTAGACCCAGGGTGCAGGCACCTGCACCTTCCTGGCCCCTGGGGGAAAGGGCAGACTCCAGCCCCGTGGCAGGAGTGGTGCGTCCCAGAGGACTCACGTTGTCCACCCGCCGAGGGGGAGGTCCAGGCCTGGGGCCTGTGGTGGCTGCGTGCTCCATAGGCAAGGGGACCCTGGCCAGCTCCGAGCCCGGTGCCGCCTCCACGCTTGGCCTCCCTATGGCGGCTGCTGCCACAAGCACTGCTGCGTGCGTTGCCAAGGCCTCTGTTGGTTCCAAGTGACTCCCAGGGCCCCGCCCACAGTGGCAGGCCAGACCTGTGGTTGTGGAGGAGGAAGGACAGCTCTTCTTCTCCGTGCCTCCGTTTCCCCATCTGGGGAATGCGGCCCAGCGCCCCCTGCACATTCCCTGTGCAGATGGAACCAGGTGCGTGAAAGCACCCAGCCTTGACGCTGCGGACAAGCACGCAGAATGGAGCAGCAGCCCGCCCGCAGGATGCCCTGAGCTACACTCGCTGGACACCTTCTGTGTACCTAGCAGTGCTGGCTGAGCCCCGGACGGGGAGGTATGTCTCTGCACCTCCGGCCTGAGAAGCGGGGCGCGCAGGTCCCAATCAGGGGCCAGAGAACTCGGAAACGACTGGCTCAGCCGGGGCGTTCCGGAGGGCTTTCTGGAGGAGGTGCCAGCGCCGGGCGCGGCGGGGTCGGAGCGCGCGCGCGGCGCCCCACCGGGCACGCGCACCCCCGGCGGCGGGCCTTGTGGTCTCACCGCGCGCAGGATCCGGGCccggcgggggcggggcgcgTCCGCGGAGGGGGGCGGTTGGCTGCTCCCGAGCCCGGCGCCGCGCTCCGTCCAGACCCCGTGACCGGCAGCCGAGGCCCCGCCTCCGTCTGTCTGTCCTTCGGGCCGTCAGCGCAGCAGTGCGGGTGAGGCGGGCGGCGGGGGAACGCGGCTGCCCGGGGTCAGGGGTCTTGCGGCGGCAGGGCGGGGGGCCGAGGGGCGGGGCCTGGCAGGAAGGCGTGGCCTTCGGGGACTGCGGCTCGGCCTGGGGGCGGAGCCGGGGCGGGTTGGGGACCGGCCGGGTTCCGCTCCTACTGGAGCCCGGTGCGTGGAATTCCACGCGAGTGCCGGGGAGTTCCTAGGGAGCCGGGCTCCTCATTTGGCCCCCAGCGTGTTGACCGAGCCCGCTTCGCACAGACCTTCCTAGAGTGTGGAGAGCGGGCCCCGCCCTGAAGGGGCACCGTGGGCTGGGGGGCTTGTTTTGGAGCAGGCACGGGTGGCCGAGCTTCGTGACCATGAAGGTCAAGGTCATCCCCGTGCTCGAGGACAACTACATGTACCTGGTCATCGAGGAGATCACGCGCGAGGCGGTGGCCGTGGACGTGGCCGTGCCCAAGAGGGTGAGGGCAGGCCGCGGGCAGCAGGGACCCCGCCGTGACCCTCGAGAGCCTCCCCTACCCCCCTGGCAGGAGCGAGCCCCCACGTGCAGTGCTCTCTGGGCGTCATTGGCGGCTGGGGTTCCTCGATTATTTCGGGGCTCCCTGAAGTTAGGGCGCCTCTGGCCTCCGCCCTTTCGCTGCTGCCTGGTGGTCTCCGCACGGGCTGGGCGCAGTCACCGCCCGCTGGGTCCCCGTTCCCTGGCGCTGCCCCGGGCAATGGCCAgcctggggcaggacctggcGCCCCGATATGGAGGGGGTGGCCCACTGGGACCGTCTGTGTTATCGTCACTCCCGTCCCTTTCAGCTGCTGGAAATCGTGGGCCGGGAGGAGGTGTCTCTGACTGCCGTGCTGACCACCCACCATCACTGGTGAGCGCCGGCGGGGCGGGGGAGGCGGGAGGACGCCGCCGCCCTGTCCCACCCCGACCTAACCCGGaccccgcccgcccgcccgcagGGACCACGCGCGGGGAAACCCGGAGCTGGCGCGGCTGCGTCCCGGGCTGGCGGTGCTGGGCGCGGACGAGCGCATCTTCTCGCTGACGCGCAG
This genomic window from Macaca mulatta isolate MMU2019108-1 chromosome 20, T2T-MMU8v2.0, whole genome shotgun sequence contains:
- the ANTKMT gene encoding adenine nucleotide translocase lysine N-methyltransferase isoform X1 is translated as MEQDDPAEALTELRERRLGALELLQAAAGSGLAAYAVWALLLQPGFRRVPLRLQVPYVGASARQVEHVLSLLRGRPGKTVDLGSGDGRIVLAAHRCGLRPAVGYELNPWLVALARLHAWRAGCAGSVCYRRKDLWKVSLRDCRNVSVFLAPSVLPLLEDKLRAELPAGARVVSGRFPLPTWQPVAVAGEGLDRVWAYDVPGGGQAGEAVSSRIPIQAAP
- the ANTKMT gene encoding adenine nucleotide translocase lysine N-methyltransferase isoform X2; translation: MEQDDPAEALTELRERRLGALELLQAAAGSGLAAYAVWALLLQPGFRRVPLRLQVPYVGASARQVEHVLSLLRGRPGKTVDLGSGDGRIVLAAHRCGLRPAVGYELNPWLVALARLHAWRAGCAGSVCYRRKDLWKLPLLEDKLRAELPAGARVVSGRFPLPTWQPVAVAGEGLDRVWAYDVPGGGQAGEAVSSRIPIQAAP
- the ANTKMT gene encoding adenine nucleotide translocase lysine N-methyltransferase isoform X3, with the protein product MEQDDPAEALTELRERRLGALELLQAAAGSGLAAYAVWALLLQPGFRRVPLRLQVLAAHRCGLRPAVGYELNPWLVALARLHAWRAGCAGSVCYRRKDLWKVSLRDCRNVSVFLAPSVLPLLEDKLRAELPAGARVVSGRFPLPTWQPVAVAGEGLDRVWAYDVPGGGQAGEAVSSRIPIQAAP